Proteins encoded in a region of the Methylosinus trichosporium OB3b genome:
- a CDS encoding fatty acid desaturase → MTDSHFIPDHEGEIGDDKSGVGSVGAAHGLMLAVAGDTASNSWFEQHEGPTLLVAAAIYAGWLLLLASHEYVPWWITAPLAGYVVQWHSSLQHEAIHGMRGIPKWLRRAVVWAPIGVWHPFELYRRSHSQHHRNRHITYPGEDPESYYNNEEDWNKHGDLWRRLLTVNQTFLGRLFIGPFLQAPRLFIAEVGKMIAGDTANAGIWFRHCIGLASMLLLVTRVFEMSVLSYLVEFIYSGFVFGMMRSFTEHRWGERPGERTAVVESNWVFGLLFLWNNLHAVHHLFPTLSWWKLPRVWRRHRERIQMHNGGFVFRGYGEIARQWLTTPNFTPIHPPGLTSKNSSDAAVLEPGFATQPRITLDTHAT, encoded by the coding sequence TTGACAGATTCACACTTCATTCCAGATCATGAGGGCGAAATTGGCGATGACAAATCCGGAGTCGGCTCGGTGGGAGCGGCGCACGGGCTGATGCTCGCCGTTGCCGGAGATACGGCTTCCAACTCGTGGTTCGAGCAGCATGAAGGGCCGACGCTCCTGGTTGCGGCAGCGATCTACGCTGGCTGGCTATTGCTGCTCGCTTCTCATGAGTACGTTCCTTGGTGGATCACGGCTCCGCTGGCGGGTTACGTCGTGCAATGGCATTCCTCTTTGCAGCACGAGGCGATTCACGGCATGCGGGGGATACCGAAGTGGCTGCGTCGCGCGGTCGTCTGGGCGCCGATCGGTGTGTGGCATCCTTTCGAACTCTATCGGAGGTCACATTCGCAACACCATCGCAACCGCCATATCACCTATCCAGGGGAGGATCCAGAATCTTACTATAACAACGAGGAGGACTGGAATAAGCATGGCGATCTGTGGAGGCGCCTTCTCACAGTCAACCAGACATTCTTGGGAAGGCTGTTTATCGGTCCTTTCCTGCAAGCACCGCGCCTTTTCATTGCGGAAGTCGGCAAAATGATCGCCGGCGACACTGCAAATGCCGGCATCTGGTTTCGCCACTGCATCGGTTTAGCCTCGATGCTGCTGCTCGTGACGCGAGTCTTCGAGATGTCCGTTTTGTCGTACCTCGTAGAGTTCATCTATAGTGGTTTTGTTTTTGGCATGATGCGCAGCTTCACCGAGCACCGCTGGGGCGAACGGCCGGGCGAACGCACTGCGGTGGTCGAATCGAACTGGGTGTTCGGTCTTCTGTTTCTATGGAACAACCTCCACGCCGTTCACCATCTGTTTCCGACGCTGTCATGGTGGAAACTGCCTCGTGTCTGGCGCCGGCATCGTGAGCGCATTCAAATGCACAACGGCGGCTTCGTGTTTCGAGGTTATGGTGAGATCGCACGGCAATGGCTTACCACGCCGAATTTCACTCCGATCCATCCGCCTGGCCTCACCAGCAAGAATTCGTCTGATGCGGCTGTGCTCGAACCCGGTTTTGCAACGCAGCCGCGCATCACGTTGGATACCCATGCGACGTGA